From a single Eisenibacter elegans DSM 3317 genomic region:
- the murC gene encoding UDP-N-acetylmuramate--L-alanine ligase gives MSISASATTALPPTNNLYFIGIGGIGMSALARWFLANGARVAGYDKTPTPLTTQLEAEGMDIHYTDDPNRIPDYILADADALIVYTPAIPNDHAELSYLRREGFLIRKRAEVLGLITRQRFTVAIAGTHGKTSTSSMVAHLLRHSGKPVTAFLGGVMKNYQTNMLLAQGCAPEEEIVVVEADEYDRSFLHLSPSVAVILSTEADHLDIYGQTEEVSAAYQAFAACVHPQGSLFHKQGTQLSLAALPDSLQTHCYAREQSESSTHYAANIRVADGMFVFDYQSPTLQLTDIRLQTPGYHNVENAVAALGIGQTLGLSPQELRSGIESFLGVQRRFDYHYKSPDWILIDDYAHHPTEVAAFLTSLKALYPERSVTVIFQPHLFSRTRDFMQEFAQSLAIADRVWLLPIYPAREQPIEGISAEALASIIPSAAVKAHPNISALFESLTQLDQPCIVATVGAGDIVNVIPKINTILQQKTQTSTLES, from the coding sequence ATGTCAATATCTGCTAGTGCTACTACGGCTTTGCCACCAACAAACAACCTTTATTTTATCGGAATAGGCGGGATAGGAATGAGCGCCCTTGCGCGTTGGTTCTTGGCCAACGGAGCGCGTGTGGCCGGTTATGACAAAACGCCCACCCCCTTGACTACCCAGCTAGAGGCTGAAGGGATGGATATTCACTATACAGACGACCCCAACCGCATTCCGGACTATATCCTTGCTGATGCGGATGCCTTGATTGTATATACCCCGGCAATACCCAATGACCATGCTGAGTTGAGCTATCTCCGCCGCGAAGGCTTCCTCATCCGCAAGCGTGCGGAGGTATTGGGATTGATTACACGCCAACGTTTTACAGTAGCCATTGCGGGCACACACGGCAAGACGAGCACCTCGTCGATGGTAGCACATTTGCTGCGCCACAGTGGCAAACCCGTAACGGCATTCTTGGGTGGAGTGATGAAAAACTACCAAACCAATATGCTCCTAGCCCAAGGCTGTGCGCCCGAAGAGGAGATTGTGGTGGTAGAGGCCGATGAGTATGACCGCTCGTTTTTGCACCTCAGCCCCAGCGTGGCCGTGATTTTGTCTACCGAGGCAGACCATCTCGACATCTATGGCCAGACCGAAGAGGTCTCTGCGGCCTATCAGGCTTTTGCGGCTTGTGTACACCCGCAAGGAAGCCTGTTTCACAAACAGGGCACACAGCTCTCGTTGGCAGCGCTGCCCGATAGCTTGCAAACACACTGCTATGCTCGCGAACAAAGCGAGTCGAGCACACACTATGCGGCCAATATCAGGGTGGCAGACGGGATGTTTGTTTTTGACTATCAAAGCCCCACCCTACAACTAACAGATATCCGGCTCCAAACACCAGGCTACCACAACGTAGAGAATGCCGTAGCGGCCTTGGGTATAGGGCAAACCTTGGGGCTAAGCCCCCAAGAGCTGCGCTCAGGCATAGAGAGCTTCTTGGGCGTACAGCGCCGCTTCGATTACCACTACAAAAGCCCCGATTGGATATTGATAGATGATTATGCGCATCACCCTACCGAGGTGGCGGCTTTTTTGACCTCGCTCAAAGCCCTATACCCTGAACGCAGTGTAACGGTTATTTTCCAACCTCATCTCTTCAGCCGCACAAGGGACTTTATGCAGGAGTTTGCCCAAAGTCTAGCCATCGCCGACAGGGTGTGGCTGTTGCCTATATACCCCGCCCGAGAGCAACCCATCGAAGGCATAAGCGCAGAGGCACTAGCCAGCATCATCCCCTCGGCTGCTGTCAAGGCCCATCCCAATATCAGCGCACTGTTCGAATCATTGACACAACTCGACCAGCCCTGCATTGTGGCTACAGTAGGCGCAGGAGATATTGTGAATGTAATTCCCAAAATAAACACTATCTTGCAACAAAAGACCCAAACATCAACACTCGAAAGTTGA
- a CDS encoding cell division protein FtsQ/DivIB: MKQLFPKLRKEIRVSILIVSCLLLWGFVETRHQSKTCQKLVISFAQDTQLDNYFLDEEDIKRLMSEDGRHTIIGEAHQKLSVKALEERIRTNAYVAGCQVSRNVKGDLFVQITQKRPIARFVRDEKPDFYIDSLASLMPVVRKYTSRVLTVTREDSQELPNFELETADKQLLHLLRALYAEPFFRAQIAHIHVDKYKQAYLYPQIGKQTVEFGSLFDIDNKLKKLKVFYDEILPLKGWNAYKRINLKYDHQIICE, from the coding sequence ATGAAACAACTATTTCCTAAATTACGCAAAGAAATCCGTGTAAGTATCCTGATAGTGAGCTGCTTGCTATTGTGGGGTTTTGTAGAAACTAGACACCAATCCAAAACCTGCCAGAAACTAGTCATAAGCTTTGCTCAGGACACCCAGCTCGACAATTATTTTTTGGATGAAGAGGATATCAAGCGCCTGATGAGCGAAGACGGTCGGCATACCATCATTGGCGAAGCCCACCAGAAGCTCAGCGTCAAAGCCTTAGAAGAACGTATCCGTACCAATGCGTATGTGGCAGGCTGTCAAGTGTCGCGCAATGTAAAGGGGGATTTGTTTGTACAAATTACCCAAAAGCGCCCCATAGCCCGTTTTGTACGAGACGAAAAGCCCGACTTCTACATAGACAGCTTGGCCAGCCTGATGCCTGTAGTGCGCAAATATACGTCTCGTGTCTTGACAGTTACCCGTGAAGATTCGCAAGAATTACCTAATTTTGAGCTAGAAACAGCAGATAAGCAACTCTTACACCTCCTCAGAGCCTTGTATGCGGAGCCGTTTTTTAGGGCGCAAATAGCTCATATTCACGTAGATAAATACAAGCAGGCATACTTGTATCCTCAAATTGGCAAGCAAACCGTCGAATTTGGTAGCTTATTTGATATTGATAATAAACTCAAGAAGCTGAAAGTTTTTTACGACGAGATATTACCCCTCAAAGGCTGGAACGCCTATAAGCGAATCAACCTCAAATATGACCATCAAATCATCTGTGAGTAA